One Glaciihabitans arcticus DNA window includes the following coding sequences:
- a CDS encoding sulfurtransferase — protein sequence MAVAVDTSEEFAGYAHPERLVTGDWLEANLGTPGLVIVESDEDVLLYETGHIVGAVKIDWHTDLNDPVERDYINGEQFAALLGSKGITRESTIVIYGDKNNWWAAYALWVFTLFGHEDVRLLDGGRAKWESDGRAYTTDPESAETVDYPVVERDDSKIRAYKDDVLAHFGNPLIDVRSPEEYSGQRTTAPAYPEEGALRAGHIPSAQSVPWGKAAADDGTFRRVDELNALYRDGAGLKEGDTVIAYCRIGERSSHTWFVLTHLLGFEGVRNYDGSWTEWGSAVRVPIVQGAEAGTAPAPR from the coding sequence ATGGCTGTCGCAGTCGATACGTCAGAAGAATTCGCCGGCTACGCGCACCCCGAACGTCTCGTCACGGGTGACTGGCTCGAAGCCAACCTCGGAACCCCCGGCCTCGTCATCGTCGAATCAGACGAGGACGTGCTGCTCTACGAGACCGGCCACATTGTGGGCGCCGTGAAGATCGACTGGCACACCGACCTCAACGACCCGGTGGAGCGCGACTACATCAACGGCGAGCAATTCGCCGCGCTGCTCGGCTCCAAGGGCATCACGCGCGAGTCGACGATCGTGATCTACGGCGACAAGAACAACTGGTGGGCCGCCTACGCCCTCTGGGTCTTCACCCTCTTCGGCCACGAAGACGTGCGCCTGCTCGACGGCGGCCGCGCCAAGTGGGAGTCCGACGGACGCGCCTACACGACCGACCCCGAGTCGGCCGAGACCGTCGACTACCCGGTCGTCGAGCGCGACGACTCGAAGATCCGCGCCTACAAGGACGACGTGCTCGCCCACTTCGGCAACCCGCTCATCGACGTGCGCTCCCCCGAGGAGTACAGCGGCCAGCGCACCACAGCTCCCGCCTATCCCGAGGAGGGCGCCCTGCGCGCCGGCCACATCCCCAGCGCCCAGAGCGTGCCGTGGGGCAAGGCCGCGGCCGACGACGGAACCTTCCGCCGCGTCGACGAGCTGAACGCGCTGTACCGGGACGGCGCCGGACTCAAGGAGGGCGACACCGTGATCGCCTACTGCCGCATCGGTGAGCGCTCGAGCCACACCTGGTTCGTGCTCACCCACCTGCTCGGCTTCGAGGGCGTGCGCAACTACGACGGATCCTGGACCGAGTGGGGCTCGGCAGTGCGCGTTCCGATCGTTCAGGGCGCCGAGGCCGGTACCGCCCCCGCACCCCGCTAG
- a CDS encoding SufE family protein gives MTDRLPAALEQIRADFLDLGIKDRLQLLLEFSNELPELPAQYADHPDLFERVEECQSPVFIFVEVDEARVVHLFAMAPKEAPTTRGFASILVQGLANLTVDEVLDVPDDFPNTIGLTEAVSPLRIRGMTALLGRTKRQIREKIAA, from the coding sequence ATGACTGACCGGCTTCCTGCTGCCCTCGAACAGATCCGCGCCGACTTCCTCGACCTCGGCATCAAGGATCGCCTCCAGCTGTTGCTCGAATTCTCCAACGAACTGCCCGAGCTGCCCGCGCAGTACGCCGACCATCCCGACCTGTTCGAGCGCGTCGAGGAGTGCCAGTCCCCCGTGTTCATCTTCGTCGAGGTGGATGAGGCCCGGGTTGTGCACCTCTTCGCCATGGCGCCGAAAGAGGCCCCGACCACCCGCGGTTTCGCGTCGATCCTCGTGCAGGGTCTCGCGAATCTCACCGTAGACGAGGTGCTGGACGTTCCCGATGACTTTCCCAACACGATCGGCCTCACCGAAGCCGTGTCCCCGCTGCGCATCCGCGGCATGACCGCGCTGCTCGGCCGCACCAAGCGCCAGATCCGCGAGAAGATCGCCGCGTGA
- a CDS encoding dihydrofolate reductase family protein, producing MILRQLSPAGPDIDLDEESSRASLLDLYRPPRPEWLRLNLITTISGSAAGSDGTSETLTNPADRRLLGVIRELADIVLIGAQSVRAEGFLLPRRTRLAVVTSSGDLSGHRISAPVEPGRLLVLCPASAIERSRETLGVDADFVVVEDDAGRLAPSAILTALRAHDLRSIVCEGGPSLAAQLLAAGLLDEVCLSTSPRLGGPVLSPFGAAELESVDAELSRLLVDDASGLYARWLLPAGHVLHER from the coding sequence GTGATCCTTCGACAGCTCAGTCCGGCCGGACCCGACATCGACCTCGATGAGGAGTCCAGCCGCGCGAGCCTGCTCGACCTGTACCGGCCGCCCCGGCCCGAGTGGCTGCGGCTCAACCTGATCACGACGATCTCGGGCAGCGCCGCAGGGTCGGACGGGACATCCGAAACCCTCACCAACCCCGCCGACCGCCGCCTTCTCGGGGTGATCCGCGAACTCGCTGACATCGTTCTGATCGGCGCGCAGAGCGTGCGGGCGGAGGGCTTCCTGCTCCCCCGGCGCACGCGCCTCGCGGTCGTCACCTCGTCGGGAGACCTGTCCGGCCACCGCATCTCCGCGCCCGTCGAGCCCGGGCGCCTTCTCGTGCTCTGCCCCGCGTCGGCCATCGAACGGTCCCGCGAGACGCTCGGTGTCGATGCCGACTTCGTTGTGGTCGAGGATGACGCCGGCCGGCTCGCGCCCTCGGCGATCCTCACCGCACTGCGCGCCCACGACCTGCGCTCGATCGTCTGCGAGGGCGGGCCGAGCCTCGCCGCCCAGCTGCTCGCCGCGGGCCTGCTCGACGAGGTATGCCTCTCGACGAGCCCGCGGCTCGGCGGTCCCGTGCTCTCCCCGTTCGGAGCGGCGGAGCTCGAGTCAGTCGACGCCGAGCTCAGTCGGCTGCTGGTGGACGACGCGAGCGGGCTGTACGCGCGCTGGCTGCTGCCGGCAGGGCACGTTCTTCACGAGCGCTGA
- a CDS encoding alpha/beta hydrolase family protein yields MQQHGSSRFWAIAGTAAVLGGAAIAAVAAAAVSVIMARTVVTPPRKREEDIRVLAVTDGTVTLSRTLDSLTPGRYSLWFGGSAGHARIGDITEMDDFSVTRELLAVDFGRLAAPSRARMSGWFYVGPRELGFEYEDVEIATTLGMAPAWLVPAASDTGRWVIQVHGRAVRREEALRAVPVFREAGYSSLLISYRNDGDAPQTGDNRYALGDAEWLDVDAAIRFAISRGATDVLLMGWSMGGATVLQAATRSGYAELIRGIVLDSPVIDWVGVLEFQGTVMHVPRLLRRGAMALISQGWGRRLTGQAESIDLARLDFVKRSGDLRWPILLLHSDDDGYVPADGSRALAEARPDIVAFERFAVARHTKLWNYDAPRWNAAIADWLAALSAREERALPAAASARTARSRRPPAAD; encoded by the coding sequence ATGCAACAGCATGGTTCGAGTCGGTTCTGGGCGATCGCCGGAACGGCAGCAGTGCTGGGCGGGGCTGCAATCGCCGCCGTCGCTGCGGCCGCTGTGAGCGTGATCATGGCCCGCACCGTCGTCACCCCGCCCCGCAAGCGCGAAGAAGACATCCGCGTACTAGCCGTCACCGACGGCACGGTCACCCTCTCGCGTACCCTCGACTCGCTCACCCCCGGCCGCTACAGCTTGTGGTTCGGTGGCTCCGCCGGTCACGCCCGCATCGGCGATATCACCGAAATGGATGACTTCTCAGTGACCCGCGAGCTTCTCGCCGTCGACTTCGGGCGGCTCGCCGCCCCCTCCCGTGCTCGTATGTCGGGCTGGTTCTACGTCGGGCCGCGCGAGCTGGGCTTCGAATACGAGGACGTCGAGATCGCGACGACGCTCGGCATGGCGCCGGCCTGGCTGGTGCCGGCCGCGTCGGATACCGGTCGCTGGGTCATCCAGGTGCACGGTCGCGCGGTGCGCCGAGAGGAGGCGCTGCGCGCGGTTCCCGTCTTCCGCGAGGCCGGGTACAGCTCGCTGCTGATCTCCTATCGCAACGACGGCGACGCACCGCAGACCGGAGACAACCGCTACGCCCTCGGCGACGCGGAGTGGCTCGACGTGGACGCCGCGATTCGGTTCGCTATCTCCCGGGGAGCCACCGACGTGTTGCTCATGGGCTGGTCGATGGGCGGTGCGACCGTGCTGCAGGCCGCGACGCGGTCGGGCTACGCCGAGCTGATCCGCGGCATCGTGCTCGACTCGCCGGTTATCGACTGGGTGGGCGTGCTCGAGTTCCAGGGAACGGTGATGCACGTGCCCCGCCTCCTTCGCCGGGGAGCGATGGCGCTCATCAGCCAGGGCTGGGGTCGCCGCCTCACAGGGCAGGCCGAGTCGATCGACCTCGCCCGCCTCGACTTCGTCAAGAGGTCGGGTGACCTGCGCTGGCCGATCCTGCTGCTGCACAGCGACGACGACGGCTACGTCCCGGCCGACGGCTCACGGGCCCTCGCCGAGGCACGTCCCGACATCGTGGCGTTCGAGCGGTTCGCCGTCGCGCGGCACACCAAGCTCTGGAACTACGACGCTCCGCGCTGGAACGCCGCGATCGCCGACTGGCTCGCTGCGCTCAGCGCTCGTGAAGAACGTGCCCTGCCGGCAGCAGCCAGCGCGCGTACAGCCCGCTCGCGTCGTCCACCAGCAGCCGACTGA
- a CDS encoding DUF3000 domain-containing protein — MSDTPAEAPVPAPFAAALDAVRRAVPRPELVVTEIPAPGGLAPWSIALAADVTPARHANDSELGTGRFILLYDPSAPDAWGGEFRIVCFAQAPLETDIGLDPFLASVSWSWLVDALESRGAGYHSASGTATRILSTGFGELESQGDGAQIELRASWTPTDHDVTSHVEGWSELLCMLAGFPPAIEGVSLLSKRRVGRE; from the coding sequence GTGTCTGACACTCCCGCGGAAGCCCCGGTTCCCGCCCCATTCGCAGCAGCGCTCGACGCCGTGCGCCGCGCCGTTCCGCGCCCCGAGCTCGTCGTCACCGAGATTCCGGCGCCCGGCGGCCTCGCCCCCTGGTCGATTGCACTTGCGGCGGATGTCACGCCCGCCCGCCACGCGAACGACTCCGAGCTCGGCACTGGCCGATTCATCCTGCTCTACGACCCGTCCGCGCCCGACGCGTGGGGTGGGGAATTCCGCATCGTCTGTTTCGCGCAGGCGCCCCTCGAGACCGACATCGGGCTCGACCCGTTCCTCGCCAGCGTCAGCTGGTCGTGGCTCGTTGACGCGTTGGAGTCACGTGGCGCCGGCTACCACTCGGCCTCGGGCACGGCGACGCGCATACTCTCCACCGGTTTCGGCGAACTGGAGTCGCAGGGCGACGGCGCGCAGATCGAGTTGCGCGCGTCCTGGACCCCCACCGATCACGATGTAACGTCGCATGTGGAAGGCTGGAGCGAGTTACTGTGCATGTTGGCGGGGTTCCCGCCAGCCATTGAGGGAGTGAGCCTGTTGTCGAAGCGCCGAGTCGGACGTGAATAG
- a CDS encoding HRDC domain-containing protein, with product MPEDTAVEPAVQAAHVLVNVIDTREEYLEAVAAIAAGEGPIAIDAERASGYRYSQRAYLIQIFRRGAGTFLLDPPAIGPMTELGDVIAPIEWILHAASQDLTCLREVGLDPTRIYDTELAARLAGLPRVGLGTVVEELLGIHLAKEHSAADWSTRPLPQAWLVYAALDVELLVDLREKMGELLESAGKTHIAEQEFDSVLHRDFTVVRHEPWRRLSGLHSVRGQRNLAVARELWLARDAYAREIDTAPGRLVPDAALTAAARVLPATKRDLAALKEFTGRASRSQLDRWWAAIEAGSASTDLPAVRAQGESVPPPRVWSEKNPLADKRLKAARASLTEAAEELSLPVENLLTPDSLRRVAWTPPEPATVETIGEALIALGARDWQVDATAQRIADSFVEASAFVEASQTIEEPAEPSS from the coding sequence GTGCCCGAAGACACAGCCGTCGAGCCTGCGGTGCAGGCCGCGCACGTGCTGGTGAACGTGATCGACACCCGCGAGGAGTACCTCGAGGCCGTGGCCGCGATTGCTGCGGGCGAAGGTCCAATCGCCATTGACGCCGAACGCGCCTCCGGCTACCGCTACTCGCAGCGCGCCTACCTGATCCAGATCTTCCGTCGCGGTGCGGGCACCTTCCTGCTCGACCCACCCGCGATCGGCCCGATGACCGAGCTGGGCGACGTCATCGCACCGATCGAGTGGATCCTGCACGCCGCGAGCCAGGACCTCACCTGCCTGCGCGAAGTCGGCCTCGACCCCACCCGCATCTACGACACCGAACTTGCCGCGCGACTCGCGGGACTTCCCCGCGTCGGCCTCGGCACCGTGGTCGAGGAGCTCCTCGGCATCCACCTCGCCAAGGAGCACTCGGCCGCCGACTGGTCCACCCGCCCCCTCCCGCAGGCCTGGCTCGTCTACGCCGCCCTCGACGTCGAGCTGCTCGTCGACCTGCGCGAGAAGATGGGCGAACTGCTCGAGTCTGCCGGTAAGACCCACATCGCCGAGCAGGAGTTCGACTCCGTGCTGCACCGTGATTTCACCGTCGTGCGTCACGAGCCATGGCGACGCCTCAGCGGTTTGCACTCGGTGCGCGGTCAGCGCAACCTGGCCGTCGCCCGCGAGCTGTGGCTCGCTCGTGACGCGTACGCCCGCGAGATCGACACGGCTCCGGGTCGTCTGGTTCCGGATGCGGCTCTCACCGCGGCAGCGCGCGTTCTGCCCGCGACCAAGCGCGACCTCGCCGCGCTCAAGGAGTTCACGGGCCGCGCAAGCAGGTCGCAGCTGGACCGCTGGTGGGCGGCCATCGAGGCGGGCTCCGCGTCCACCGACCTGCCCGCCGTGCGGGCACAGGGCGAGAGTGTTCCGCCGCCCCGTGTCTGGTCGGAGAAGAACCCGCTCGCCGACAAGCGACTGAAGGCAGCACGTGCCTCGCTGACCGAAGCCGCGGAGGAGCTGAGCCTCCCCGTAGAGAACCTGCTCACCCCCGACAGCCTGCGCCGCGTGGCGTGGACTCCCCCGGAGCCGGCAACCGTCGAGACCATCGGGGAGGCGCTCATCGCGCTCGGCGCCCGCGACTGGCAGGTTGACGCAACCGCACAGCGAATCGCCGATTCTTTTGTAGAAGCCAGCGCCTTTGTGGAAGCCAGCCAAACTATTGAAGAACCCGCCGAACCCTCTTCGTAG
- a CDS encoding thiolase family protein, producing MAEKAEVVFVDGVRTPFGRAGEKGMYWQTRADDLVVKAMIGLLERNPNLPKDRVDDVAIAATTQTGDQGLTLGRTAAILAGLPKSVPGFAIDRMCAGAMTSVTAIAGGIAFGAYDIGIAGGVEHMGRHPMGFGADPNPRFLAEKLVNPDALNMGNTAERIHDRFPHLTKERADRFALRSQQKAFAAYENGKIQPDLIPVATRNATGWGLATRDEALRPETTLEGLAALKTPFRPHGRVTAGNASGLNDGATASILASADAAKELGLQTKMRMVSFAFAGVEPEIMGIGPVPSTEKALRKAGLTINDIGLFELNEAFAIQVLSLLDHFGIDDEDPRVNMWGGAIAIGHPLASSGVRLMIQLARQFEEHPEVRYGLTAMCVGLGQGGSVIWENPHYTGGKK from the coding sequence GTGGCCGAGAAAGCTGAAGTCGTCTTCGTCGACGGGGTCCGTACCCCGTTCGGTCGAGCAGGCGAAAAGGGAATGTACTGGCAGACGCGAGCGGACGACCTGGTCGTCAAGGCCATGATCGGCCTGCTTGAGCGCAACCCCAACCTTCCCAAGGACCGTGTGGATGACGTGGCCATCGCCGCGACCACGCAGACGGGCGACCAGGGTCTCACCCTCGGCCGCACCGCCGCCATTCTGGCCGGTCTCCCCAAGTCCGTTCCCGGCTTCGCAATCGACCGCATGTGTGCGGGCGCCATGACCTCGGTCACCGCGATCGCCGGCGGTATCGCCTTCGGCGCATACGACATCGGCATCGCCGGCGGTGTCGAGCACATGGGCCGCCACCCGATGGGCTTCGGCGCTGACCCGAACCCCCGCTTCCTCGCCGAGAAGCTCGTGAACCCCGACGCCCTCAACATGGGCAACACGGCCGAGCGAATCCACGACCGCTTCCCGCACCTCACCAAGGAGCGCGCCGATCGTTTTGCACTGCGCAGCCAGCAGAAGGCATTCGCCGCCTACGAGAACGGCAAGATCCAGCCCGACCTGATCCCGGTCGCCACGCGCAATGCAACGGGATGGGGACTCGCCACCCGCGACGAGGCGCTCCGCCCCGAGACGACCCTCGAGGGACTCGCCGCCCTCAAGACCCCGTTCCGTCCGCACGGACGCGTCACCGCCGGTAACGCCTCCGGCCTCAATGACGGCGCGACAGCGAGCATCCTCGCCAGTGCGGATGCGGCGAAGGAGCTCGGCCTCCAGACGAAGATGCGCATGGTGAGCTTCGCGTTCGCCGGCGTCGAGCCGGAGATCATGGGCATCGGCCCCGTGCCGTCCACCGAGAAGGCCCTCCGCAAGGCGGGTCTCACGATCAACGACATCGGGCTGTTCGAGCTCAACGAGGCCTTTGCTATCCAGGTGCTCTCGCTGCTCGACCACTTCGGCATCGACGACGAGGACCCGCGCGTCAACATGTGGGGCGGCGCGATCGCCATCGGCCATCCGCTCGCCTCGTCGGGCGTACGCCTGATGATCCAGCTCGCCCGCCAGTTCGAGGAGCACCCCGAGGTGCGTTACGGCCTCACCGCCATGTGCGTCGGCCTCGGCCAGGGTGGATCCGTCATCTGGGAGAACCCGCACTACACCGGAGGAAAGAAGTAA
- a CDS encoding 3-hydroxyacyl-CoA dehydrogenase NAD-binding domain-containing protein, with the protein MTYEFAPADFDELAGLSDDEVVTHSYVRDVPLASGRTLALVTLDNDRDHTRPSTFGPAGLLELAAVLDAQRERAARGEIHGLAVTGKPFILAAGADLSKVSDIPSRATAIQMAQLGHWTLDKLSTLGVPSFCFINGLALGGGTEIPLNADYRTVDASIPALGLPEVFLGIIPGWGGAWLLPNLIGIENALKIVIENPLKNNRTLKGQQVFDLGIADAIFEPANFLEDSIKWADGVIGGTITVKRANEPGKLERTVKWPIAIDMATKMLESKIGKVAHSPYRALELLKAARNTTKHEGFRAEDEALADLVSGDQFKASIYAFNLVQKRAKRPAGAPDKELARKVTKVGVIGAGLMASQFALLFVRRLKVPVVITDLDQERVDKGVAYIHDEIQKLLEKGRIKQDDANQLQALVTGTTNKADFADCDWVIEAVFEELGVKQDVFADVEQYISPEAVLATNTSSLSVEQIGSKLKHPERLVGFHFFNPVAVMPLIEVVKTPATNDETLSTAMVTAAKLYKNAVITRDTPGFVVNRILAKVLGEAMHAVDTGTPFEVVEESTRPFGLPMTPFELLELVGLKVGAHVLDTHHAAFPDRFFESTNLHKLADLGRIFERDAKGRIKGIDKEALKIVAGGTAPMTAKELQTRIEDGLADEIKRMLDDKVVSAAEDIDLCLILGAGYPFQMGGVTPYLDRAGASERAFGGTFHDPRIVGVA; encoded by the coding sequence ATGACTTACGAATTCGCCCCCGCCGACTTCGACGAGCTCGCCGGTCTCAGTGACGACGAGGTCGTCACCCACTCCTATGTTCGGGATGTCCCGCTCGCCAGTGGCAGGACCCTCGCCCTCGTGACACTCGACAACGATCGCGACCACACGCGCCCGAGCACCTTCGGTCCCGCGGGACTCCTCGAACTCGCGGCCGTGCTCGACGCGCAGCGCGAACGTGCTGCGCGAGGCGAGATTCACGGGCTGGCGGTGACCGGCAAGCCGTTCATCCTCGCCGCCGGGGCGGACCTGAGCAAGGTCAGCGACATCCCGAGCCGCGCGACGGCTATTCAGATGGCGCAACTCGGCCACTGGACCCTCGACAAGCTCTCCACTCTCGGTGTGCCCTCGTTCTGCTTCATCAACGGCCTCGCCCTTGGCGGCGGCACCGAGATTCCGCTGAACGCCGACTACCGCACCGTTGACGCATCGATCCCGGCCCTCGGTCTGCCCGAGGTCTTCCTCGGCATCATCCCGGGCTGGGGTGGCGCGTGGCTGCTGCCGAACCTCATCGGCATCGAGAACGCCCTCAAGATCGTCATCGAGAACCCGCTGAAGAACAACCGCACCCTGAAGGGCCAGCAGGTGTTCGACCTCGGCATCGCAGATGCGATCTTCGAGCCGGCGAACTTCCTCGAGGACTCGATCAAGTGGGCCGACGGCGTCATCGGCGGCACGATCACGGTCAAGCGGGCGAACGAGCCCGGCAAGCTCGAGCGCACGGTCAAGTGGCCGATCGCGATCGACATGGCCACGAAGATGCTCGAGAGCAAGATCGGCAAGGTGGCGCACTCCCCCTACCGCGCTCTCGAGTTGCTCAAGGCCGCCCGCAACACGACCAAGCACGAAGGCTTTCGCGCCGAGGACGAGGCGCTCGCCGACCTCGTCAGCGGTGACCAGTTCAAGGCGAGCATCTACGCCTTCAATCTCGTGCAGAAGCGCGCGAAGCGTCCGGCGGGAGCCCCCGACAAGGAACTCGCCCGCAAGGTCACCAAAGTCGGCGTCATCGGCGCGGGCCTGATGGCTTCGCAGTTCGCGCTGCTCTTCGTTCGCCGCCTCAAGGTGCCCGTGGTCATCACCGATCTCGACCAGGAGCGCGTCGACAAGGGCGTCGCTTACATCCACGACGAGATCCAGAAGCTGCTGGAGAAGGGCCGCATCAAGCAGGATGACGCCAACCAGCTCCAGGCCCTCGTCACCGGCACGACCAACAAGGCCGACTTCGCGGACTGCGACTGGGTCATCGAAGCGGTCTTCGAGGAGCTGGGCGTGAAGCAGGACGTCTTCGCCGACGTCGAGCAGTACATCTCCCCCGAGGCCGTGCTGGCAACCAACACGTCATCCCTCTCGGTAGAGCAGATCGGTTCGAAGCTCAAGCACCCTGAGCGCCTCGTCGGCTTCCACTTCTTCAACCCCGTTGCAGTGATGCCGCTCATCGAGGTCGTGAAGACGCCGGCGACCAACGACGAGACACTGTCCACCGCGATGGTCACGGCCGCCAAGCTCTACAAGAACGCGGTCATCACACGCGACACCCCCGGGTTCGTCGTCAACCGCATCCTCGCCAAGGTTCTCGGCGAAGCAATGCACGCGGTCGACACCGGTACCCCGTTCGAGGTCGTCGAGGAGTCGACACGTCCGTTCGGACTGCCGATGACCCCGTTCGAACTGCTCGAGCTGGTCGGCCTCAAGGTCGGCGCGCACGTGCTGGACACCCACCACGCGGCGTTCCCCGACCGCTTCTTCGAGAGCACGAACCTGCACAAGCTCGCCGACCTCGGTCGCATCTTCGAGCGTGACGCCAAGGGCAGGATCAAGGGCATCGACAAGGAAGCCCTCAAGATCGTCGCCGGGGGAACCGCGCCGATGACGGCAAAGGAACTGCAGACGCGCATCGAGGACGGCCTGGCCGACGAGATCAAGCGCATGCTCGACGACAAGGTGGTTTCGGCCGCGGAGGACATCGACCTGTGCCTCATCCTCGGAGCGGGCTACCCGTTCCAGATGGGCGGAGTGACGCCGTACCTCGACCGCGCGGGAGCGTCGGAGCGTGCCTTCGGCGGTACGTTCCACGACCCGCGGATCGTGGGCGTCGCCTAG
- a CDS encoding DUF4259 domain-containing protein, with protein MGAWGSGVFENDDASDWVWELEDDTDGRVLIDALSIIVDTPIDEQPEAPDCSNALAAAEVVASARTASSTTHLPTEASVWIQARRDLVTPALLALASGAVERVAIDSELKDLWDEAGDGSWAEVVADLQARLRSSR; from the coding sequence ATGGGCGCATGGGGCAGCGGAGTATTCGAGAACGACGACGCATCCGACTGGGTGTGGGAGCTCGAGGACGACACCGACGGCCGCGTGCTCATCGACGCACTCAGCATCATCGTCGACACCCCGATCGATGAGCAGCCCGAGGCGCCGGATTGCAGCAACGCGCTGGCAGCAGCGGAGGTTGTGGCTTCGGCACGCACGGCGTCATCCACCACTCATCTACCGACCGAGGCGTCGGTCTGGATCCAGGCCCGTCGCGACCTGGTGACACCCGCCCTGCTGGCCCTCGCGAGCGGTGCCGTCGAGCGCGTGGCGATCGACTCCGAGCTGAAGGACCTGTGGGACGAGGCCGGCGACGGCTCCTGGGCAGAAGTGGTCGCCGACCTGCAGGCCCGCTTGCGGTCCTCGCGGTAG
- a CDS encoding aldo/keto reductase, protein MKRITLGTNGPEIGRIGLGLMGMSAFYTGAGQDDAESTRTIHRALDLGVTLLDTAEMYGPYLNEQLFGKAISGRRDDVVIATKFGTFKNSTDGTRGLDGSAANVRASVEGSLERLGTDYIDLYYQHRMDPNTPIEETVEALAELIAEGKIRGYGLSEAAPDTIRRAHAVHPVTALQTEYSLWSRDPEKEILPVVRELGIGFVPYSPLGRGFLTGTIRTLDALDADDFRRANPRFEGENLEANIRIVEQVDAVAAELGAKPGQVALAWLLAQGDDIAPIPGTKRVSYLEENVAADALELSAEQLAALDAVAAPAGDRYADMSGVNL, encoded by the coding sequence ATGAAGAGAATCACCCTCGGAACCAACGGCCCGGAGATCGGCCGCATCGGCCTGGGACTCATGGGCATGAGCGCCTTCTACACGGGCGCCGGCCAGGATGACGCCGAATCGACGCGTACCATCCACCGTGCGCTCGACCTCGGCGTGACCCTGCTCGACACCGCCGAGATGTACGGTCCGTACCTCAACGAACAGCTGTTCGGAAAGGCGATCTCAGGGCGGCGGGATGACGTGGTCATCGCCACCAAGTTCGGCACCTTCAAGAACAGCACCGATGGCACGCGCGGCCTCGATGGCAGTGCGGCGAACGTGCGCGCCTCCGTGGAGGGATCACTCGAGCGCCTCGGCACCGACTACATCGACCTGTACTACCAGCACCGCATGGACCCGAACACGCCCATCGAGGAGACGGTCGAGGCGCTTGCCGAACTCATCGCTGAAGGTAAGATCCGCGGCTACGGGCTGTCAGAGGCCGCACCCGACACGATCCGTCGGGCGCACGCGGTGCACCCCGTGACGGCGCTGCAGACCGAGTACTCGCTCTGGTCGCGTGACCCCGAGAAGGAGATCCTCCCGGTCGTACGCGAGCTCGGCATCGGCTTCGTGCCGTACTCGCCGCTTGGTCGCGGGTTCCTCACCGGAACGATCCGCACCCTCGATGCGCTCGACGCCGACGACTTCCGTCGCGCCAACCCGCGCTTCGAGGGCGAGAACCTCGAGGCGAACATCCGGATCGTCGAGCAGGTCGACGCCGTCGCCGCTGAGCTGGGCGCGAAGCCCGGACAGGTCGCGCTCGCCTGGCTGCTTGCGCAGGGTGATGACATCGCGCCCATCCCGGGCACGAAGAGGGTGAGCTATTTGGAGGAGAACGTCGCGGCGGATGCCCTCGAACTCAGCGCCGAGCAGCTCGCAGCGCTTGACGCCGTAGCGGCACCCGCGGGCGACCGCTACGCGGACATGAGCGGCGTCAACCTGTAG
- a CDS encoding MerR family transcriptional regulator, producing the protein MTIIDTGRSISQVAELTGLSTHTLRYYEREGLMLTPVDRASSTHRRYGEADIGWVEFLTKLRRTAMPIAEVRRYVELVREGELTTVQRLELLRQHRLAVLEEIAEMTKSLAAIDYKIGLYEVKQYEQKAVTE; encoded by the coding sequence ATGACCATCATCGACACCGGCCGTTCGATCTCACAGGTTGCGGAGTTGACGGGTCTCTCGACCCACACCCTCCGCTACTACGAGCGCGAGGGGCTGATGCTGACGCCGGTCGACCGGGCATCCTCGACCCACCGGCGCTATGGCGAGGCGGACATCGGCTGGGTGGAGTTCCTCACCAAGCTGCGCCGCACCGCCATGCCCATCGCGGAGGTTCGGCGCTACGTCGAACTCGTGCGCGAGGGCGAACTCACCACCGTGCAGCGACTCGAACTGCTGCGGCAGCACAGGCTCGCCGTGCTGGAGGAGATCGCCGAGATGACGAAGAGCCTCGCAGCCATCGACTACAAGATCGGGCTGTACGAAGTGAAGCAATACGAACAGAAAGCTGTCACAGAATGA